One stretch of Variovorax sp. TBS-050B DNA includes these proteins:
- a CDS encoding ABC transporter ATP-binding protein yields the protein MTASDTTTAAPLVSLRQVGKRFGNGTLALQDMTLDIGEHDFISFLGPSGCGKSTALRLIAGLTRPSAGEMHWSGASDGQTRSDRDLGFVFQEPTLMPWAKVFDNVWLPLKLAGTGRDAAAPVVEQALEMVGLSRFAGVYPRELSGGMKMRVSIARALVTHPRLLLMDEPFAALDEMTRIKLNNDLLAIWREHRFSVVFVTHSVYESVYLSNRIVVMAARPGRVIDEIRIDEPYPRGEDFRTSTRYNAHCTAVSRSLHGALHDVDH from the coding sequence ATGACCGCATCCGACACCACCACCGCCGCCCCGCTGGTCAGCCTGCGGCAGGTCGGCAAGCGCTTCGGCAACGGCACGCTGGCGCTGCAGGACATGACGCTCGACATCGGCGAGCACGACTTCATCAGCTTCCTCGGCCCTTCGGGCTGCGGCAAGAGCACCGCGCTGCGGCTGATCGCCGGGCTCACGCGGCCGAGCGCGGGCGAGATGCACTGGTCGGGCGCCAGCGACGGCCAGACGCGCAGCGACCGCGACCTGGGCTTCGTGTTCCAGGAGCCCACGCTGATGCCCTGGGCCAAGGTGTTCGACAACGTGTGGCTGCCGCTCAAGCTCGCCGGCACCGGCCGCGACGCCGCGGCGCCAGTGGTCGAGCAGGCGCTCGAGATGGTGGGCCTGTCGCGCTTCGCGGGCGTGTACCCGCGCGAGCTCTCGGGCGGCATGAAGATGCGGGTGTCGATCGCGCGCGCGCTGGTCACGCATCCGCGCCTGCTGCTGATGGACGAGCCCTTCGCCGCGCTCGACGAGATGACGCGCATAAAGCTCAACAACGACCTGCTCGCGATCTGGCGCGAGCACCGCTTCTCGGTCGTGTTCGTCACGCACAGCGTCTACGAGTCGGTCTACCTCTCGAACCGCATCGTGGTGATGGCCGCGCGCCCGGGCCGCGTGATCGACGAGATCCGCATCGACGAGCCCTATCCGCGCGGCGAGGACTTCCGCACCTCGACCCGCTACAACGCGCACTGCACCGCCGTGTCGCGCTCGCTGCATGGAGCCCTGCATGACGTCGATCACTGA
- a CDS encoding ABC transporter permease, whose protein sequence is MTSITERPLADGALADVAPPSAEALRAREDRLRRRESMLRIAVPAVVIAALLLLWEWTVRANDIPHYILPAPSLILRTLFDNWGTLSSALWFTVRLTLLALAAAIVGGVLLAIAFALFKWVEIGLFPIAVILQVTPIIAIAPLILIYVSSTTAALLLCAWIVAFFPILSNTVIGLKSADSNLRDLFQLYKASPWQTFRYLLAPSALPYFMAGLKIAGGLSLIGAVVAEFTAGTAGKETGLASRILESSFRTEIPMMFAALLLVSLLGIAIFIVFAALSRLVLGHWHESEMRRER, encoded by the coding sequence ATGACGTCGATCACTGAGCGCCCCCTGGCCGACGGCGCCCTCGCGGACGTCGCCCCGCCCTCCGCCGAGGCCCTGCGCGCGCGCGAGGACCGCCTGCGGCGGCGCGAATCGATGCTGCGCATCGCGGTGCCCGCGGTGGTCATCGCCGCGCTGCTGCTGCTGTGGGAATGGACGGTGCGCGCCAACGACATTCCGCACTACATCCTGCCCGCGCCCTCGCTGATCCTCCGGACGCTGTTCGACAACTGGGGCACGCTCTCGAGCGCGCTGTGGTTCACCGTACGGCTCACGCTGCTCGCGCTCGCGGCGGCCATCGTGGGCGGCGTGCTGCTGGCGATCGCCTTCGCGCTCTTCAAATGGGTGGAGATCGGCCTGTTCCCGATCGCGGTGATCCTGCAGGTCACGCCGATCATCGCGATCGCGCCGCTGATCCTGATCTACGTCTCGAGCACCACCGCCGCGCTGCTGCTGTGCGCATGGATCGTGGCCTTCTTTCCGATCCTGTCGAACACCGTCATCGGCCTGAAGAGCGCCGACAGCAACCTGCGCGACCTGTTCCAGCTCTACAAGGCCTCGCCGTGGCAGACCTTCCGCTACCTGCTCGCGCCGAGCGCGCTGCCCTACTTCATGGCGGGCCTGAAGATCGCGGGCGGCCTGAGCCTGATCGGCGCGGTGGTGGCCGAGTTCACCGCGGGCACCGCCGGCAAGGAGACCGGGCTCGCCTCGCGCATCCTCGAATCGAGCTTCCGCACCGAGATACCGATGATGTTCGCGGCGCTGCTGCTGGTGTCGCTGCTGGGCATCGCGATCTTCATCGTGTTCGCGGCGCTCTCACGGCTCGTCCTCGGCCACTGGCACGAAAGCGAGATGCGCCGTGAAAGGTAA
- a CDS encoding FAD-binding oxidoreductase, with the protein MNSERPSPRSIDWNAVRADLHGLNLVTAPAQRKQLSKDFYWYSPILTAQLAGCVADLVVKVSTEDDVRQAAAVAAKWQLPVTVRAGGTGNYGQCVPLEGGIVLDVTQMCRVLDIQPGRIRVEAGARMHDIDLAARETGQALRMWPSTWHVASIGGFIAGGFGGIGSFRHGILRDPGNLLRARVMTLERTPRVIELVGDEIQQVHHAYGTNGVILDVEVALSPAVEWVHCTVLFETYRGALDFAVAAEAPAFDIFLLSTVEARFSPYYTAMRDRFPPDRHAVFAMVSPDSMDAFRALAAAHAGAISVAGTEAELLAQGLPPAYECAFNHTTLQALKADRGWTYLQVAYAQPFDPAVVERHLAIFGDDVLQHQDFARAGGQCGTFGILLVRWKGEAHQYEVIRELESQGGCTIFNPHVVTIEDGGMKTIDTQQIEFKKRSDPMGLMNPGKTRGWTSDMAVGRRA; encoded by the coding sequence ATGAATTCCGAACGCCCTTCCCCGAGAAGCATCGACTGGAACGCGGTGCGCGCGGACCTGCACGGCCTCAACCTCGTCACCGCGCCCGCGCAGCGCAAGCAGCTGTCGAAGGACTTCTACTGGTACAGCCCGATCCTCACGGCGCAGCTCGCGGGCTGCGTGGCCGACCTGGTGGTGAAGGTCAGCACCGAGGACGACGTGCGCCAGGCCGCGGCCGTGGCCGCGAAGTGGCAGTTGCCGGTCACGGTGCGCGCGGGCGGCACCGGCAACTACGGGCAGTGCGTGCCGCTCGAGGGCGGCATCGTGCTCGACGTGACGCAGATGTGCCGCGTGCTCGACATCCAGCCCGGCCGCATCCGCGTGGAGGCCGGCGCGCGCATGCACGACATCGACCTGGCCGCGCGCGAGACGGGTCAGGCGCTGCGCATGTGGCCCTCGACCTGGCACGTGGCCTCGATCGGCGGCTTCATCGCCGGCGGCTTCGGCGGCATCGGCTCGTTCCGCCACGGCATCCTGCGCGACCCCGGCAACCTGCTGCGCGCGCGCGTGATGACGCTGGAGCGCACGCCGCGCGTGATCGAACTCGTCGGCGACGAGATCCAGCAGGTGCACCATGCCTACGGCACCAACGGCGTGATCCTCGACGTCGAGGTCGCGCTGAGCCCCGCCGTCGAATGGGTGCACTGCACGGTGCTGTTCGAAACCTATCGCGGCGCGCTGGACTTCGCCGTTGCGGCCGAGGCGCCCGCGTTCGACATCTTCCTGCTCTCGACGGTGGAGGCGCGCTTCTCGCCCTACTACACCGCGATGCGCGACCGCTTCCCGCCCGACCGGCATGCGGTGTTCGCGATGGTCTCGCCCGATTCGATGGACGCGTTCCGCGCACTCGCCGCGGCGCACGCCGGCGCGATCTCCGTCGCAGGCACCGAGGCCGAGCTGCTCGCCCAGGGCCTGCCGCCGGCCTACGAATGCGCGTTCAACCACACGACCCTGCAGGCGCTCAAGGCCGACCGCGGCTGGACCTACCTGCAGGTGGCCTACGCCCAGCCCTTCGACCCGGCCGTGGTCGAGCGCCATCTCGCGATCTTCGGCGACGACGTGCTGCAGCACCAGGACTTCGCGCGCGCCGGCGGCCAGTGCGGCACCTTCGGCATCCTGCTCGTGCGCTGGAAGGGCGAGGCGCACCAGTACGAAGTGATCCGCGAGCTCGAGTCGCAGGGCGGCTGCACCATCTTCAATCCGCACGTGGTCACGATCGAGGACGGCGGCATGAAGACCATCGACACGCAGCAGATCGAATTCAAGAAGCGCAGCGATCCGATGGGGCTCATGAACCCCGGCAAGACGCGCGGGTGGACTTCGGACATGGCCGTCGGTCGTCGGGCATGA
- a CDS encoding ABC transporter substrate-binding protein translates to MRVPALTIRPLALGLALAAAAFAVQAQEKVVFATNWKAQAGHGGFYQALVDGTYKKYGLDVDIQQGGPMVNNRPMLPAGKVDFLMTGNLLQSFDNVKNGVPTVVVAAFFQKDPQAMFAHPGQGFDSFKDMAKAPVAFIGKDGQFSFWQWMKSEHGFKDSQLKPYTFNVGPFLADKKSIQQGYAISEPLSIKAQAGFDPVVQLLADNGFSTYSTTIETRADLVKTKPETVRKFIEASIIGWNNYLYGDNKAANEMIAKLNPDSPVGALQGSIELIKKMGIVDSGESLTKGIGAMDEARVKDFYDKMVKAGLYKPGEIDLSKVVTTQFVNKGVGLDVRKKLTGK, encoded by the coding sequence ATGCGCGTTCCCGCTCTGACCATCCGCCCGCTTGCCCTCGGCCTCGCTCTCGCGGCCGCCGCCTTCGCCGTTCAGGCGCAGGAAAAAGTGGTCTTCGCCACCAACTGGAAGGCCCAGGCCGGCCACGGCGGCTTCTACCAGGCGCTGGTCGACGGCACCTACAAGAAGTACGGCCTCGACGTCGACATCCAGCAGGGCGGCCCGATGGTCAACAACCGGCCCATGCTGCCGGCCGGCAAGGTCGACTTTCTCATGACCGGCAACCTGCTGCAGTCCTTCGACAACGTGAAGAACGGCGTGCCCACCGTCGTCGTCGCGGCCTTCTTCCAGAAGGACCCACAGGCCATGTTCGCGCATCCCGGCCAGGGCTTCGACAGCTTCAAGGACATGGCGAAGGCGCCCGTGGCCTTCATCGGCAAGGACGGCCAGTTCAGCTTCTGGCAGTGGATGAAGTCCGAGCACGGTTTCAAGGATTCGCAGCTCAAGCCCTACACCTTCAACGTCGGCCCCTTCCTCGCCGACAAGAAGTCGATCCAGCAGGGCTACGCCATCTCCGAGCCGCTGTCGATCAAGGCGCAGGCCGGCTTCGACCCGGTGGTGCAGCTGCTGGCCGACAACGGCTTCTCGACCTACTCGACCACCATCGAGACCCGCGCCGACCTCGTCAAGACCAAGCCCGAGACCGTGCGCAAGTTCATCGAGGCTTCGATCATCGGCTGGAACAACTACCTCTACGGCGACAACAAGGCCGCCAACGAGATGATCGCCAAGCTCAACCCCGACTCGCCCGTCGGCGCCCTGCAGGGCTCGATCGAGCTGATCAAGAAGATGGGTATCGTCGACAGCGGCGAATCGCTCACCAAGGGCATCGGCGCCATGGACGAGGCGCGCGTGAAGGACTTCTACGACAAGATGGTCAAGGCCGGCCTCTACAAGCCCGGCGAGATCGACCTCTCGAAGGTCGTGACCACCCAGTTCGTCAACAAGGGCGTGGGCCTGGACGTGCGCAAGAAGCTCACGGGCAAATAA
- a CDS encoding NAD(P)H-dependent oxidoreductase — translation MKTLVVHCHPNPDSFNHALYRTALAALEPRHQVRAIDLYAEGFDPTLTREERIAYLDNPGLIRERVKPHVDALLWAEHLVFVYPTWFHGPPSMLKGWLERVWLPGVAFLPAERKGQIAKSGMRHIRRLTVVTTGGSPRWFVMLIGDPGRRLFTRALRALFAWRCKVTWLQLHDMNAVTARDRTHFIERVARKLQNI, via the coding sequence ATGAAAACGCTCGTCGTTCATTGCCATCCGAATCCTGACAGCTTCAACCACGCGCTCTACCGCACGGCGCTCGCCGCCCTCGAACCCCGCCACCAGGTCCGGGCCATCGACCTGTACGCCGAGGGCTTCGATCCGACCCTCACGCGCGAGGAGCGCATCGCCTACCTCGACAACCCCGGCCTGATCCGCGAACGCGTGAAACCCCACGTCGATGCGCTGCTCTGGGCCGAGCACCTGGTCTTCGTCTATCCCACCTGGTTCCACGGGCCGCCCTCGATGCTCAAGGGCTGGCTCGAACGGGTCTGGCTGCCCGGCGTGGCCTTCCTGCCGGCCGAGCGCAAGGGGCAGATCGCGAAGTCGGGCATGCGCCACATCCGGCGCCTCACGGTGGTGACCACGGGCGGCTCGCCGCGCTGGTTCGTGATGCTGATCGGCGACCCGGGGCGGCGGCTCTTCACGCGCGCGCTGCGGGCGCTGTTCGCCTGGCGCTGCAAGGTGACGTGGCTGCAGCTGCACGACATGAACGCCGTCACGGCGCGCGACCGCACGCACTTCATCGAGCGCGTCGCGCGCAAGCTGCAGAACATCTGA
- a CDS encoding PDR/VanB family oxidoreductase, whose amino-acid sequence MSLERTLTVRVERIARQTPEILSFELAHPWGRPLPGYEAGAHIDVHMPGGFSRQYSLARAPSQGGAYLIGVKREAGSRGGSASMHERVREGDLIAISAPRNTFPLCAEAAHHLLLAGGIGMTPLLAMAQALAARGASFTFCVFARSEEHIAFADALRDPALAPHLRLHLDQGDASRRIDLRALLAERSPGAQLYVCGPGGFMQAVREAASHWPEDALHAEYFAAPTDAGSAAGLPFTLTLARRGIRVPVAADQTAVDALHDVGIDIPVSCQQGLCGTCVVEGDGAAAEHRDFCLTGSERQHRIALCCSRARGAELELQL is encoded by the coding sequence ATGAGCCTCGAACGCACGCTCACCGTCCGCGTCGAACGCATCGCGCGCCAGACGCCCGAGATCCTTTCCTTCGAGCTGGCCCACCCGTGGGGCCGGCCCTTGCCGGGCTACGAGGCCGGCGCGCACATCGACGTGCACATGCCCGGCGGCTTCTCGCGCCAGTACTCGCTCGCGCGCGCGCCCTCGCAGGGGGGCGCCTACCTGATCGGCGTGAAGCGCGAGGCTGGGAGCCGCGGCGGCTCGGCCTCGATGCACGAGCGCGTGCGCGAGGGCGACCTGATCGCGATCAGCGCGCCGCGCAACACCTTTCCGCTCTGCGCCGAGGCCGCGCACCACCTGCTGCTCGCGGGCGGCATCGGCATGACGCCGCTGCTCGCGATGGCCCAGGCGCTCGCGGCGCGCGGCGCCTCGTTCACCTTCTGCGTGTTCGCGCGCAGCGAGGAACACATCGCCTTCGCCGACGCGCTGCGCGACCCCGCGCTCGCGCCGCACCTGCGCCTCCACCTCGACCAGGGCGATGCATCCCGGCGCATCGACCTGCGCGCGCTGCTCGCCGAGCGCAGCCCCGGCGCGCAGCTCTACGTCTGCGGTCCGGGCGGCTTCATGCAGGCGGTGCGCGAGGCGGCATCGCACTGGCCCGAGGACGCGCTGCATGCCGAATACTTCGCCGCGCCCACCGATGCAGGCAGCGCCGCCGGCCTGCCCTTCACGCTGACGCTCGCGCGCCGCGGCATCCGCGTGCCGGTGGCGGCCGACCAGACCGCCGTCGATGCCCTGCACGACGTGGGCATCGACATTCCGGTCTCGTGCCAGCAGGGCCTGTGCGGCACCTGCGTGGTCGAGGGCGACGGCGCCGCGGCGGAGCACCGCGACTTCTGCCTCACCGGCAGCGAGCGGCAGCACAGGATCGCGCTGTGCTGCTCGCGCGCGCGCGGCGCCGAACTGGAACTGCAGCTGTGA
- a CDS encoding TetR family transcriptional regulator C-terminal domain-containing protein, with translation MSDRPDDAAAEAGEADAPATRGRSRKYTQVLGLIHQAAIEVFASEGLAGASTQAIADRAGLSKAQLHYYIESKEALYRQILQDILNDWIVVFGFADEAFGPRKVLGDLIRRKMVFSFEHPLRSRIFTAEMMRGAPVLNGMMDTSKQRTDQAAAVIRNWMNQGLMDEADPMLVLFHIWAVTQFYADHATQAAYFRDVAQQGDDKDRRYLIEQVTGFLLKGAGVK, from the coding sequence GTGAGCGATCGCCCGGACGACGCCGCCGCCGAGGCGGGCGAGGCCGACGCCCCTGCCACGCGCGGCCGTTCGCGCAAGTACACGCAGGTGCTCGGCCTCATCCACCAGGCGGCGATCGAGGTGTTCGCGAGCGAAGGGCTCGCGGGCGCGTCGACCCAGGCGATCGCCGACAGGGCCGGCCTCTCGAAGGCGCAGCTGCACTACTACATCGAGAGCAAGGAAGCGCTCTACCGCCAGATCCTGCAGGACATCCTCAACGACTGGATCGTGGTGTTCGGCTTCGCCGACGAGGCCTTCGGCCCGCGCAAGGTGCTCGGCGACCTGATCCGCCGCAAGATGGTGTTCTCGTTCGAGCATCCGCTGCGCTCGCGCATCTTCACGGCCGAGATGATGCGCGGCGCGCCGGTGCTCAACGGCATGATGGACACGAGCAAGCAGCGCACCGACCAGGCCGCGGCCGTGATCCGCAACTGGATGAACCAGGGCCTGATGGACGAGGCCGACCCGATGCTGGTGCTGTTCCACATCTGGGCCGTGACGCAGTTCTACGCCGACCATGCGACCCAGGCCGCGTACTTCCGCGACGTGGCGCAACAGGGCGACGACAAGGACCGGCGCTACCTGATCGAGCAGGTGACCGGGTTCCTGCTCAAGGGCGCCGGCGTCAAATAG
- a CDS encoding RidA family protein, with the protein MSMGRPMANYAAAKRVGDFVFLSGVVAVDPATRRAVAGYDAIPEQARTALQGLGYATGQMSVDVFEAPIVAQSWFVLERIREIAAEHGGTMEDVVKLVQYFRHLPHYAFYNRVRGLFYPGEPPVSTVVEVSRFLPGDEVLVEVEATMYLPQQVRAQPI; encoded by the coding sequence ATGAGCATGGGCAGGCCAATGGCCAACTACGCCGCCGCCAAGCGCGTCGGCGACTTCGTCTTCCTGAGCGGCGTGGTCGCGGTCGATCCCGCCACGCGGCGCGCGGTCGCGGGCTACGACGCGATCCCGGAACAGGCGCGCACCGCGCTGCAGGGCCTGGGTTATGCCACGGGCCAGATGTCGGTCGACGTCTTCGAGGCGCCGATCGTCGCGCAGAGCTGGTTCGTGCTCGAACGCATCCGCGAGATCGCGGCCGAGCACGGCGGCACGATGGAAGACGTGGTCAAGCTGGTGCAGTACTTCCGCCACCTGCCGCACTACGCCTTCTACAACCGCGTGCGCGGTCTGTTCTACCCGGGCGAGCCGCCGGTGAGCACGGTGGTGGAGGTGTCGCGCTTCCTGCCGGGCGACGAGGTGCTGGTGGAAGTCGAAGCCACCATGTACCTGCCGCAGCAGGTCCGCGCCCAGCCTATTTGA